The genome window AGTGCCGCTCGTTCGGGATTGACAGGCCTTGCCGCACAGATTGCAGGCATGACCGCTGGCATAAGGGCGTCGGTTGACTTTTTGACAAGGAATTTTATTAAAAAAGGAGGCAATCATGAGTTGTGATGAGAAATTTTCAGCCGGCAGTGTGGTGGCGGCGTTTTTACTTGGAGGTGCAGTAGGTGCGGGACTTGCCATATTGTTTACCCCAAAATCAGGTCCTGAAACCAGGGAACGTCTTTTGGAGCGGGCTAACTACCTGCGTGAGCGGGCAGGCGAAGCGGCGGACGAGGTGAAGGAAAAGGCAGCAGGCCTCCTAGAAAAGGGTAAGGAGTTTATCGAAGAAAAAAAGACGATACTGGAATCCGCTATCGACGCCGGTAAGGAGGCCATGGAGAGGGAAAAGGAGCGTTTTGTGTCCAGGTTTAAAAAGGAAGGGGAAGAGGTCTAATCTTTTTTTGCAGCAGGCGGTCTATGAGAGGGCGGGGTCTCGCCCTCTCATAGCAGCGGCATGGCGGCTCAGATCCCGACTCCCTTGGACCACCCGAGTTTCTCCCTTAATATTGTGAAATAATCCCTGGAAGGGGAGCGGACAAGCCTTAAGTATCCCTTTGCCCTTCGTATCTCTATTCTGCCGCCTTCTTCAAAATCGAAACCTGCATGGCCATCTACTACAAGTCTTACACCCTTTTGATCTTCTCGTATCAAGATGGATATCTCTGCGTCTGAAGAGACGATGAACGGCCTTGCGTTAAGGGCGAACGGGCATATTGGTGTCAGGATGACGGCCTCCATGTCCGGGTGGATTATCGGTCCGCCTGCAGAGAGGTTATAGGCGGTGGAGCCGGTCGGGGTGGCTATGATGAGGCCGTCGCCACGATATGAGGTAAGAAACACCTCGTTCACCCGTGTAGGGATGTCTATGATGCCGCCGGGGTTTTTCCTTGTTATTATCGCCTCATTCAAGGCGTAACATTCAAAAACCGATTTGTTTCCATTTTCAATCGCTTTGACCGAGAGCATGATTCGCCTGTCAAGCTTGAAGTGCCCGGTCAATAATATGTCTATGGCGGCGTCCATCTCTTCAATGGAGACCTCAGTAAGGAAGCCAAGTGTCCCCATGTTTATTCCGAGGAGGGGCAGATTATGGATATAGGCCTTGCCTGCTACATGGAGCAGGGTCCCATCGCCTCCAAGGACGACCACTGCTGAGGTCCCTGGGTCAACCTCGCCCACCGTTACAGAGACGCCCCTTGCCTCAAGGCTGATACGAAGTCTTTCACCCATCCTTTCCGGTAGTTCGGCCCCGCGTTTGACTATCAGACTTATGGCCTTAATCATGGGATCGGCTCTTACCTTTGGATATAGCCATGGCTATCAGTCTGTCGAGGAGCTCACTGAAGGATATCCCGGCGGCCCTTGCCGCCTGCGGAAATAGGCTTGTCCGCGTCATGCCGGGGATGGTGTTGGTTTCAAGCACGAATATACAGTTGTCGGTGTTCACTATCATATCTGTACGGCTGTAGCCCGAGAGATTAAGGGCCTTGTGTGTCATTATGGCTAGGCGCCGTGCCTCCTCTGCGACATCGTTCGGCAGTTCGGCCGGGCATATTTCGCGCGATGCCCCTTCCTGGTACTTCGCCTGATAGTCAAAGAAACCATGGCCTTCACCCGGGCGTATTTCAATAATGGGCAAGGCCTCAGGTTTTTCAAGGCCCAGCACGGCCCCGGTGATCTCGCGGCCATGGATGAACGCCTCTGCTATCACCTTTTTGTCCCACCTGAACGCCTCATCGATTGCCGGTTTCAGATCCTCGGGGCATACGACCTTGCTCATGCCCACGCTTGAACCCTGTGTTGCCGGTTTTATCATTAGCGGCAGACCGATACATTTTATGATCTCTTTTTCGGTGGGCTGTTCGTCCTTTTCTATTAGAATCCAAGCTGGCGTCTGGATGCCTGCCGATCTGTAGATGACCTTGCTCAGGTGTTTATCCATGGCGAGGGCGCTTCCAAGGACCCCTGATCCCTGATAAGGGAGCCCGATGAGATCCAGGAGGCCTTGTATCGTCCCGTCTTCACCGAGTCTGCCGTGAAGCAGGATAAACGCCGCATCCAGCTTGGGTGCATCATGGACGAGTCGACTTATGTCAATGGCTGGGTCATAGATCATGACCTCATAGCGCGATGGGTTTAACGCCCTTTTTATCTCCTCGGCACCCTTAAGCGAGACCTCGCGTTCGGCGGAGCGTCCGCCGCAGATGAGCGCGAGGCGCAGCCGTTTGTCCTTTTTGCATATTGTTTGATCTGAATTAGCGGGCATGGGCCGCTCCCTATGTATTTTTATATATTTTTATCCAAATATCATATAAGATCGGCCTGTGCACCCAATAACCTTGGCACCAAGCAGGATCTTGAAAAAAAATTTCTTTACATCCACTATAATAATCCATATCTTGAAAAATATGCTTGCCAATCGCGGGCATGTAGTTTATTTTTTTTTGCTTAATGTTTTAAGATTTTACTTTTTAGGCATCAAATCTGGCCTTTTTGTGCCGGATTCTTATCTTCTTATAGTAATCCTTAAGACCGGCAAGGAAGGGTAGACCAATGCCGCAAGGTAGGATGATTATATGACAAACGACAAGATCACCGGCAAGAAAAAGAAATCTGATGCAGATGTCTATCTCAGCCGTCTGCTTGAGATCGGGCGGCAGGGCCCTATTACCTATGAGAAGCTGAACAACCTCCTGCCCGACGATGTCAAGGAGCCTGAACAGATCGAAAAGATATTCGATCTGTTGTGTAAAAACAACATAGAGATCATAGAAGACAGCGATATAGAAGGTGTGGTCGGGGCGGCTAAAGGACTGCCTGGCATCCCGGAGGAAGATGTAGAGATGGCGGAGATAGATGTCGATGTGGCCGACCTCGAGATTTCTGATACCGACATAAGCGTTGAAGCGGCCCCAGCCGTGATGGAGATGGGGGAATATTCTGAGACCGAGGAGATTACAACTACTTATCTCAGGGAGATGGGGCGCTATGAACTCTTGACACCCGAGAGGGAAGAGGAACTGAGCCGCACGATACGGGACGGTTTTAACAGCATCATATTTGCCATAATGGAGTACGAATCGGAGTGGCCTGAGCTTGAGGCGCTGAAGGAGCAGATACGCATATGGAGGCGCCGCGACCCATCCCTCAAACCCAAGAAGCACCAGCTCAATCACCTTGTAAAGACAGTAAGCGAGATATGCGCCCAACACCCTGATGATGCATCATTAAGCGAGCTTCTGGCCTTTATCAAGGAAAACAGCCAGAAGGTGGAAAGGGCCAAGGACCAGATGATCAATGCAAACCTGCGCCTTGTGGTGAGCATCGCCAAGCGCTATATGCATCAGGGTCTTTCCTTGGCTGATCTTATTCAAGAAGGCAATATGGGGCTTATGCGTGCAGTCTTCAGGTTTGACTATACAAAGGGTAACAAGTTTTCCACCTATGCCAGTTGGTGGATACGCCAAGCCATTACAAGGGCTATCCTTGACAAAACCCGAACTATCCGCCTCCCGGTCCATTTTTTGGAACTCAGGAGCCAGTTTTTTAAGGCCTTTTATGCCTTAGTGAAGGAGCTCGGCAGGGAACCGGCGCCGCTCGAGATATCCGAACGGACAGGACTTCCCATGGAGAAGATATATTCAATCCTTGAGGCCTCAAGGGAGCCGGTATCGCTTGAGACGCCAGTCGGCGATGAAGACAGCACCCTTGGCGACTTTATAGAGAATAGAGACGCCGCATCTCCTTATGAGACCGTCAAGGAAAAGGAGCTTACCGAGCGTGTTAAGGGCATACTCGCCACGCTCTCTCCACGCGAGGAAAAGATTATAAGGCTGCGTTTCGGCATAGGAGAAGACAGCGAATACACACTTGAGGAGATCGGCAAGCGCTTTAATGTCTCCCGTGAGCGTATCCGTCAGATAGAGAAAAAGGCCTTAAACCGCCTCAGGCACTCAAGCCGCAAGGACAGGCTGAGATACTTTCTTGAGTAGCTGGATGTACCATCAGGCCTTATAATGGCTCGATCCTGCCATCCTCACCGGCTTGGTTTACAACAAGGCCGGTGAGGATTTTCGGATAGAAGAAGGTGGATTTGTGGGGCATGGTAAGTCCCCGATCAG of Dissulfurimicrobium hydrothermale contains these proteins:
- a CDS encoding YtxH domain-containing protein, which encodes MSCDEKFSAGSVVAAFLLGGAVGAGLAILFTPKSGPETRERLLERANYLRERAGEAADEVKEKAAGLLEKGKEFIEEKKTILESAIDAGKEAMEREKERFVSRFKKEGEEV
- a CDS encoding NAD(+)/NADH kinase, coding for MIKAISLIVKRGAELPERMGERLRISLEARGVSVTVGEVDPGTSAVVVLGGDGTLLHVAGKAYIHNLPLLGINMGTLGFLTEVSIEEMDAAIDILLTGHFKLDRRIMLSVKAIENGNKSVFECYALNEAIITRKNPGGIIDIPTRVNEVFLTSYRGDGLIIATPTGSTAYNLSAGGPIIHPDMEAVILTPICPFALNARPFIVSSDAEISILIREDQKGVRLVVDGHAGFDFEEGGRIEIRRAKGYLRLVRSPSRDYFTILREKLGWSKGVGI
- a CDS encoding D-alanine--D-alanine ligase family protein; its protein translation is MPANSDQTICKKDKRLRLALICGGRSAEREVSLKGAEEIKRALNPSRYEVMIYDPAIDISRLVHDAPKLDAAFILLHGRLGEDGTIQGLLDLIGLPYQGSGVLGSALAMDKHLSKVIYRSAGIQTPAWILIEKDEQPTEKEIIKCIGLPLMIKPATQGSSVGMSKVVCPEDLKPAIDEAFRWDKKVIAEAFIHGREITGAVLGLEKPEALPIIEIRPGEGHGFFDYQAKYQEGASREICPAELPNDVAEEARRLAIMTHKALNLSGYSRTDMIVNTDNCIFVLETNTIPGMTRTSLFPQAARAAGISFSELLDRLIAMAISKGKSRSHD
- a CDS encoding sigma-70 family RNA polymerase sigma factor, which encodes MTNDKITGKKKKSDADVYLSRLLEIGRQGPITYEKLNNLLPDDVKEPEQIEKIFDLLCKNNIEIIEDSDIEGVVGAAKGLPGIPEEDVEMAEIDVDVADLEISDTDISVEAAPAVMEMGEYSETEEITTTYLREMGRYELLTPEREEELSRTIRDGFNSIIFAIMEYESEWPELEALKEQIRIWRRRDPSLKPKKHQLNHLVKTVSEICAQHPDDASLSELLAFIKENSQKVERAKDQMINANLRLVVSIAKRYMHQGLSLADLIQEGNMGLMRAVFRFDYTKGNKFSTYASWWIRQAITRAILDKTRTIRLPVHFLELRSQFFKAFYALVKELGREPAPLEISERTGLPMEKIYSILEASREPVSLETPVGDEDSTLGDFIENRDAASPYETVKEKELTERVKGILATLSPREEKIIRLRFGIGEDSEYTLEEIGKRFNVSRERIRQIEKKALNRLRHSSRKDRLRYFLE